In one Brienomyrus brachyistius isolate T26 chromosome 5, BBRACH_0.4, whole genome shotgun sequence genomic region, the following are encoded:
- the LOC125741781 gene encoding uncharacterized protein LOC125741781, protein MEGPYTSHETQLQDSVIWPPGVAPEPNCATQICCKTGSTYLPYLNITGYLSISSGSHNLTAWYKLKDIPDATQGKLYPMHKQNNNGLDPKKCYNTRDLEPAKYWCTHSITHNTTSIHYTELFFNLTAPPGKISKPKIFIWTSRREGTYCVGQCQSSRIDYTSPQNCSWTAHHCFNLTTCGYHKPNRCPTVYPAPPGGLIKGNLNKTLIHDVNLVMAHVTYNISNLLPLYLKHCNGEDKTYTWLQTRLEDLVSDYKSRLAIQVSYKRPKRDLVADITGLFGSGNSIINSYRIAGQSQYTTWVANQVATGVQHLSNSNENLIKAVKSEAQTLLTISEALFNQTQFLERDIACRAYAQDLFTAARQEILDLRLRKTPRHALKDLIGKLELEKWLKSDIRGTLKYSELLTSLMMHTGTECVGCIGFFVTFPLSNPDQVYPNSTTIRSLGTVMKDQVIKWDHRMGYMTLRGTETLFTTRPCCHETTHHIICTCNTLQPFSHNDTKLINIHSLHGHAEAVQVSHTQWCVVSEMDSFSYGGLTCPANHTFCLEVTEDFTMGHINILGRVPLDVDVSPWWDDTFYEEGTRTMADTMDLVQQVIRQIDYHLHQAQVQANLAKKTVHILTSASTRSAQYIYSWWDWMFRICVIASGCIFIITILQFCYLRHHIQVLKTSTKNAFILSPLQVQPVQRLETSET, encoded by the coding sequence ATGGAGGGGCCATACACATCTCATGAGACACAATTACAGGACTCAGTTATATGGCCCCCCGGAGTAGCTCCGGAACCAAATTGTGCCAcacagatttgctgtaagacagGATCCACCTATCTTCCCTATTTAAATATAACTGGATACCTCAGCATCTCTTCAGGATCCCATAATCTCACAGCCTGGTATAAACTTAAGGATATACCAGACGCAACCCAGGGAAAGTTATATCCCATGCATAAACAGAATAACAATGGGCTAGACCCGAAGAAGTGTTATAACACCCGGGATCTAGAACCTGCAAAGTATTGGTGCACACACTCAATAACCCACAACACCACCAGTATACATTACACAGAGTTGTTCTTCAATCTAACTGCCCCTCCAGGGAAGATCAGCAAACCCAAGATCTTCATATGGACCAGCCGGAGAGAAGGGACTTACTGTGTGGGGCAGTGCCAAAGCAGCAGGATTGACTACACCAGCCCTCAGAACTGCTCATGGACAGCACATCACTGCTTCAACCTCACCACATGTGGGTACCATAAGCCCAACCGATGCCCTACGGTATATCCTGCTCCTCCCGGCGGACTTATCAAAGGCAACCTAAACAAAACTTTAATACATGATGTTAATTTAGTAATGGCACATGTAACGTATAATATTTCGAATCTGTTACCTCTATATCTAAAACATTGTAATGGCGAAGATAAGACATATACCTGGTTACAAACGCGACTCGAGGACTTAGTCTCTGATTACAAGAGCCGGCTTGCTATTCAAGTGTCGTATAAACGACCCAAACGAGATTTAGTTGCAGACATAACCGGACTGTTTGGGTCAGGGAATTCCATAATAAACAGTTACAGAATAGCAGGACAATCCCAGTATACAACCTGGGTGGCTAATCAAGTAGCCACCGGCGTCCAACATCTCTCAAATAGTAATGAGAATCTCATCAAAGCAGTAAAATCTGAAGCCCAAACCCTTCTAACAATTAGTGAGGCCCTCTTTAACCAGACACAATTCCTCGAGCGTGATATAGCCTGCCGCGCTTATGCGCAAGATCTGTTTACAGCAGCAAGACAGGAAATATTGGACCTACGTCTGAGAAAAACTCCAAGACATGCTCTTAAAGACCTGATTGGCAAACTTGAGTTAGAGAAATGGTTGAAATCAGATATAAGAGGAACTTTGAAATATTCTGAATTGCTAACCTCTTTAATGATGCATACGGGTACTGAATGCGTTGGTTGTATAGGATTCTTTGTAACCTTTCCTTTAAGTAATCCAGACCAGGTATATCCAAATTCGACCACCATACGATCCCTGGGAACTGTAATGAAAGACCAGGTAATTAAGTGGGACCATCGTATGGGATACATGACTCTGAGAGGGACTGAAACCCTATTTACCACTCGTCCCTGTTGCCACGAGACCACACATCATAtcatttgcacttgcaacaCACTTCAGCCCTTTTCACATAACGACACAAAACTCATCAATATACACTCTCTACATGGACATGCAGAAGCGGTTCAAGTCTCACATACACAATGGTGTGTTGTCAGTGAAATGGACTCATTCTCCTATGGAGGCCTTACCTGCCCTGCAAATCACACTTTCTGCCTGGAGGTAACCGAGGACTTCACCATGGGCCACATCAACATTTTGGGAAGAGTACCATTAGATGTTGATGTCTCTCCATGGTGGGATGACACCTTTTATGAAGAAGGCACTCGAACCATGGCCGATACCATGGATTTAGTTCAGCAAGTCATTCGACAGATTGACTACCACCTCCATCAGGCGCAGGTGCAGGCTAATTTAGCAAAGAAAACTGTACATATCTTGACCAGCGCATCCACCCGTTCAGCACAGTATATCTATTCATGGTGGGACTGGATGTTTCGGATATGTGTTATTGCCAGTGGCTGTATCTTCATCATTACAATACTCCAATTCTGCTACCTCCGACATCACATCCAGGTTCTCAAAACCTCTACCAAAAACGCCTTCATCCTTAGCCCTCTCCAGGTTCAACCCGTACAGAGGTTGGAGACTTCAGAGACCTAG